A section of the Pedobacter sp. HDW13 genome encodes:
- the coaE gene encoding dephospho-CoA kinase (Dephospho-CoA kinase (CoaE) performs the final step in coenzyme A biosynthesis.): MYKVGITGGIGSGKTTACKVFEVLGIPVFYADTVAKEIMCKDAVLVAGVKAAFGNESYFEDGKLNNKHIASIVFNNETALAQLNALVHPAVFRAFDAWEATMPSDTPYTLKEAALLFESGSYKMCDTTILVTAPYDLKLKRVMQRDGVSAEQVKARMDKQLSDEEKSKLANYFIVNDEQKSIIEQVLALHEQFLKAAEVLKVSKA, translated from the coding sequence ATGTATAAAGTAGGTATAACAGGTGGTATTGGCAGCGGTAAAACTACTGCATGCAAGGTTTTTGAGGTACTGGGGATTCCTGTATTTTATGCCGATACCGTGGCCAAAGAGATTATGTGCAAAGATGCGGTGCTGGTAGCGGGTGTTAAAGCAGCTTTTGGCAACGAAAGTTATTTTGAAGATGGAAAACTAAACAATAAACACATTGCCAGTATTGTTTTTAATAATGAAACAGCACTTGCACAACTCAATGCGCTGGTACATCCGGCAGTTTTCCGTGCCTTTGATGCATGGGAAGCTACCATGCCATCAGATACTCCCTACACCTTAAAAGAAGCAGCTTTGTTATTCGAAAGTGGTTCATATAAAATGTGCGATACCACCATTCTGGTTACTGCTCCTTATGATCTTAAACTGAAAAGGGTAATGCAGCGCGATGGCGTTTCCGCAGAGCAGGTTAAGGCCCGCATGGATAAGCAGCTTAGTGATGAAGAAAAATCGAAACTGGCCAACTATTTTATCGTTAATGATGAGCAAAAATCCATCATCGAACAGGTTTTAGCTTTACACGAGCAATTTTTGAAGGCTGCAGAAGTCCTCAAAGTTTCTAAAGCATAA
- a CDS encoding CdaR family protein gives MPFIRLTKIEKRRVFSLLACLLLAIAAWFFMALNNKYIYTAKTVLVFKNTPTKRAFYPLQSDTIDLQVEGTGWQLLFARLRISPPSVSVNLSQLNTKDFIVFSDQLFNINRQLESTQKVISVKPDTLYFDFTKRIVKKVPVKLIDKLDFVKQYGISSEIILNPKFVKVAGPVEELAKIKSWPTDTLKLNKIQGSSTVRVALQHSIHKNVSIYPSSVEVKLPVDEFTEKTIEVPLKLLNNRNYNSIKLYPKKIKVTFLVALSNYDQVDDSFITATVDADEWQNLKHRQLTVKITQFPDYCKLVSVMPSKIDFIVEK, from the coding sequence ATGCCATTTATTAGATTAACTAAAATTGAAAAAAGACGTGTATTTAGCTTATTAGCCTGTTTATTGCTGGCTATAGCTGCATGGTTTTTTATGGCATTGAACAACAAATATATTTATACAGCTAAAACTGTTCTGGTATTTAAAAATACACCAACCAAAAGAGCTTTTTATCCTTTACAATCAGATACGATAGATTTACAGGTAGAAGGTACCGGATGGCAATTGCTTTTTGCCCGGTTAAGGATTAGTCCACCCTCGGTTTCTGTTAATTTGAGCCAGCTTAATACCAAGGATTTTATTGTGTTTTCCGATCAGCTGTTTAACATCAACAGGCAATTGGAAAGTACCCAAAAGGTGATTTCGGTTAAGCCCGATACCTTGTATTTCGATTTTACTAAACGGATAGTGAAAAAGGTTCCGGTAAAACTGATAGATAAGCTCGATTTTGTAAAGCAATATGGTATTTCGAGCGAAATTATCCTGAACCCTAAGTTTGTAAAAGTAGCCGGACCGGTAGAAGAACTGGCTAAAATAAAAAGCTGGCCAACTGACACACTAAAACTGAATAAAATACAGGGTAGTAGCACCGTTAGGGTAGCTTTACAGCACAGTATTCATAAAAATGTAAGTATTTATCCTTCCTCTGTTGAGGTGAAACTTCCTGTTGACGAGTTTACCGAAAAAACGATAGAGGTTCCTTTAAAATTGCTGAATAACAGGAATTACAACAGTATTAAACTTTATCCTAAGAAGATTAAAGTTACCTTTTTGGTTGCTTTAAGTAATTACGATCAGGTAGATGATAGTTTTATTACTGCAACAGTTGATGCTGATGAATGGCAAAATTTAAAGCACCGTCAATTGACAGTTAAAATAACCCAATTTCCTGATTATTGTAAACTGGTGAGTGTAATGCCCTCCAAAATAGATTTCATTGTAGAAAAATAA